Proteins from a single region of Sphingopyxis sp. BSN-002:
- a CDS encoding HNH endonuclease signature motif containing protein has product MGIFGINNPNALADILSAYGSKDSRKKMAWDRCRTPGILQIMAAGGGNLKVDDFGNVIRWENYGQTDSEYGWEVDHIQPSALGGQNHFGNLRALHWRANRSLGGFLGNALNNNPFATR; this is encoded by the coding sequence ATGGGTATATTCGGCATCAACAATCCTAACGCTCTTGCGGATATTCTGTCTGCCTACGGTAGCAAAGACAGCCGCAAGAAAATGGCTTGGGATCGGTGCCGGACTCCCGGCATTCTTCAGATAATGGCCGCCGGCGGTGGTAATCTCAAAGTCGACGACTTCGGCAATGTCATTCGCTGGGAAAATTACGGCCAGACAGACTCTGAATATGGCTGGGAAGTTGATCACATCCAGCCATCCGCTCTCGGCGGGCAGAATCACTTTGGCAATCTGCGTGCATTGCATTGGCGGGCCAATCGAAGCCTCGGTGGCTTCCTTGGGAACGCGCTAAACAACAACCCTTTTGCAACTAGGTAA
- a CDS encoding ribonucleotide-diphosphate reductase subunit beta encodes MPLLEARKTYKPFEYPWAFDFWKRQQQIHWVPEEVPLGEDCRDWAQKISDHERNLLTQIFRFFTQADIEVQDCYHEKYGRVFKPTEIKMMLTAFSNMETVHIAAYSHLLDTIGMPESEYGMFLEYDEMRAKHDYMGTFGVDNDEDIARTLAMFGGFTEGLQLFASFAMLMNFPRFNKMKGMGQIVSWSIRDESLHCEGIIKLFHTFTKERDCLTKAVKEDIIDTCQKTVRLEDAFIDLAFEQGPVPGMTPKEIKRYIRYIADWRLGQLGFAPIYMIEEHPLPWLAPLLNGVEHANFFETRATEYSKGATRGDWNTVWTSFDSRKKAKTSDDSAPVNDAEADGEDMFAKAGIAAE; translated from the coding sequence ATGCCTCTTCTCGAAGCCCGCAAGACCTACAAGCCCTTCGAATATCCGTGGGCGTTCGATTTCTGGAAGCGCCAGCAGCAGATCCACTGGGTGCCCGAGGAAGTGCCGCTGGGCGAGGATTGCCGCGACTGGGCGCAGAAGATCAGCGACCATGAACGCAACCTGCTGACGCAGATTTTCCGCTTCTTCACGCAGGCCGATATCGAGGTGCAGGATTGCTACCACGAAAAATACGGCCGCGTGTTCAAGCCGACCGAGATCAAGATGATGCTGACCGCGTTCAGCAACATGGAGACGGTGCATATCGCGGCGTACAGCCATCTGCTCGACACGATCGGCATGCCCGAGAGCGAATATGGCATGTTCCTCGAATATGACGAGATGCGCGCCAAGCACGACTATATGGGCACCTTCGGCGTCGACAATGACGAGGATATCGCCCGCACGCTCGCGATGTTCGGCGGCTTCACCGAAGGCCTCCAGCTCTTCGCCAGCTTTGCGATGCTGATGAACTTCCCGCGCTTCAACAAGATGAAGGGCATGGGCCAGATCGTCAGCTGGTCGATCCGCGACGAAAGCCTCCACTGCGAAGGCATCATCAAGCTGTTCCACACCTTTACCAAGGAACGCGACTGCCTGACCAAGGCGGTGAAGGAAGACATCATCGACACCTGCCAGAAGACGGTGCGGCTCGAGGATGCGTTCATCGACCTCGCGTTCGAACAGGGCCCCGTCCCCGGCATGACGCCCAAGGAGATCAAGCGCTACATCCGCTACATCGCCGACTGGCGCCTCGGGCAGCTCGGCTTCGCGCCGATCTACATGATCGAGGAGCACCCGCTCCCCTGGCTCGCCCCGCTGCTCAACGGCGTCGAGCATGCCAACTTCTTCGAAACGCGCGCGACCGAATACAGCAAGGGCGCGACGCGCGGCGACTGGAACACCGTGTGGACCAGCTTCGACAGCCGCAAGAAAGCGAAGACCAGCGACGACAGCGCGCCGGTCAACGACGCCGAAGCCGACGGCGAAGACATGTTCGCCAAAGCCG
- a CDS encoding ribonucleoside-diphosphate reductase subunit alpha, whose protein sequence is MDFRETERVETNDVATVELTKTEALATPESTGEAKADSSAKLNDSGEPKVHARRFDIAVDRSRDSLLTDFGKETLEDRYLLPGESYQDLFARVADAYADDQEHAQRLYDYISRLWFMPATPVLSNGGTGRGLPISCYLNSVDDSLEGIVGTWNENVWLASRGGGIGTYWGAVRGIGEPVGLNGKTSGIIPFVRVMDSLTLAISQGSLRRGSAACYLDISHPEIEEFLEVRKPSGDFNRKALNLHHGVLITDEFMEAVRDGAEFNLRSPKDQSVRGTVDARGLFQKLVETRLATGEPYIIFIDQVNRMMPKHHRDLGLKVTTSNLCSEITLPTGRDHLGQDRTAVCCLSSLNLETWDEWNGDKQFIEDVMRMLDNVLQDYIDRAPPEMARAKYSASRERSVGLGVMGFHSFLQARGLPFEGAMAKSSNLRVFKHIRAQVDQASMLLAKERGPCPDAADQGVMERFSCKMAIAPTASISIICGGTSACIEPIPANIYTHKTLSGSFSIRNPHLEALLVDKAKNSDNVWNSILERGGSVQHLDFLTQDEKDCYKTSFEIDQRWLLELAADRTPYIDQAASLNLFIPADVEKWDLLMLHYRAWELGIKSLYYLRSKSVQRAGFAGGVEADNTAEAPKYELSAESTDYDECLACQ, encoded by the coding sequence ATGGATTTTCGCGAGACGGAACGGGTGGAGACGAACGACGTGGCGACGGTGGAACTGACGAAGACAGAGGCTTTGGCCACTCCCGAATCGACGGGCGAGGCGAAGGCCGATTCGTCCGCGAAGCTCAATGATTCGGGCGAGCCCAAGGTGCATGCGCGCCGATTCGATATCGCCGTCGATCGCAGCCGCGATTCGCTGCTCACCGACTTCGGCAAGGAAACGCTCGAGGACCGCTACCTCCTCCCCGGCGAATCCTATCAGGACCTGTTCGCGCGCGTCGCCGATGCCTATGCCGACGATCAGGAGCATGCGCAGCGCCTCTACGACTATATCTCGCGTCTGTGGTTCATGCCCGCGACCCCCGTTCTCTCGAACGGCGGCACCGGCCGCGGCCTGCCGATCAGCTGCTATCTGAACTCGGTCGACGACAGCCTCGAGGGCATCGTCGGCACCTGGAACGAGAATGTCTGGCTCGCGTCGCGCGGCGGCGGCATCGGCACCTATTGGGGCGCGGTGCGCGGCATCGGCGAACCCGTCGGCCTCAACGGCAAGACCAGCGGCATCATTCCCTTCGTCCGCGTGATGGACAGCCTGACCCTCGCCATCTCGCAGGGCTCGCTCCGTCGCGGTTCGGCCGCCTGCTATCTCGACATCTCGCATCCCGAGATCGAGGAATTCCTCGAGGTCCGCAAACCCTCGGGCGACTTCAACCGCAAGGCGCTGAACCTGCACCATGGTGTCCTCATCACCGACGAGTTCATGGAGGCCGTCCGCGACGGCGCCGAATTCAACCTGCGCAGCCCCAAGGACCAGAGCGTCCGCGGCACCGTCGATGCGCGCGGCCTGTTCCAGAAGCTGGTCGAGACGCGCCTCGCGACCGGCGAGCCCTACATCATCTTCATCGACCAGGTGAACCGCATGATGCCGAAGCATCACCGCGATCTGGGGCTGAAGGTCACCACCTCGAACCTCTGCAGCGAAATCACACTGCCGACCGGCCGCGACCATCTGGGTCAGGATCGCACCGCGGTCTGCTGCCTCTCGTCGCTCAACCTCGAAACCTGGGACGAATGGAACGGCGACAAGCAGTTCATCGAGGATGTCATGCGCATGCTCGATAACGTCCTGCAGGACTATATCGACCGCGCCCCGCCCGAAATGGCGCGCGCCAAGTACAGCGCCAGCCGCGAACGCTCGGTCGGCCTCGGCGTCATGGGCTTCCACAGCTTCCTCCAGGCGCGCGGCCTGCCGTTCGAGGGCGCGATGGCGAAGTCGTCGAACCTCCGCGTCTTCAAGCATATCCGCGCGCAGGTCGATCAGGCGTCGATGCTGCTCGCCAAGGAGCGCGGCCCCTGCCCCGACGCCGCCGATCAGGGCGTGATGGAGCGGTTCAGCTGCAAGATGGCGATCGCGCCGACCGCGTCGATCAGCATCATCTGCGGCGGCACCAGCGCGTGCATCGAGCCGATCCCGGCAAACATCTACACGCACAAGACGCTCTCGGGCAGCTTCTCGATCCGCAACCCGCACCTCGAGGCGCTGCTCGTCGACAAGGCGAAGAACAGCGACAATGTGTGGAACTCGATCCTCGAACGCGGCGGCAGCGTCCAGCACCTCGACTTCCTGACGCAGGACGAGAAGGACTGCTACAAGACCAGCTTCGAGATCGACCAGCGCTGGCTGCTCGAACTCGCCGCCGACCGTACGCCCTACATCGACCAGGCGGCCTCGCTGAACCTGTTCATCCCCGCCGATGTCGAGAAATGGGATCTGCTCATGCTCCACTATCGCGCGTGGGAACTCGGCATCAAATCGCTCTATTATCTCCGCTCGAAATCGGTGCAGCGCGCCGGCTTCGCGGGCGGGGTCGAGGCCGACAACACCGCCGAGGCGCCGAAATACGAACTCAGCGCCGAAAGCACCGACTACGACGAATGTCTGGCCTGCCAATAA
- a CDS encoding EAL domain-containing protein has product MPIKVKTLIISWRTIGLSLLLAVVAGLSSVAEPIDRVIEAAVGRLAWRPVSGDIVVVALDDRTMAHALRGDFSAAQHARVINAIDRAGARRLFVDFTYERRQSDRDLPLLTDAVKRMKSRIILAASAKLAAGDRIAMASFPSPAFGSDARIATIGWKYEFWQVWRIPFAVDIDGKLIPSFSSVLANRQPQSAGVYALDYSYNVDTIASYSAIDVMSGKVGSRQLAGKDVIFAATSTTFQDNHYLPGNNRVPGAFIHLIGAETLKRGMPADIGWIPGFALAALAMLGAMLFRRARWFTVAAVSTILILVIAKLVLMVSLISVSIGSACFLVAAIGTNVSRTRGRRSAQHENPVSGLPNFEALRSQASFGSATVIAAKVVNFEDLAAFIPGDGIGKLVEQVTRRLQLASQGTALHHDLDGTFAWLVPYYQHSQIEGQLAGLAALFNAPLTIGELRVDVAIAFGVNDEFEGSNAQRLAAALVAAEKSIRTRSLWTKYTPREKDDAGWQLSFHSQLEDALAGGDIWVAFQPQYEVATRKLVGLEALVRWTHPTRGPIPPDEFIVQAEKSQDIYRLTLFVMDQAIRSAAQLHARGFDIHMSVNLSATLLDHSDLVGTIRVMLTAHHLPPEKLTVEITETAQIENSQQARQTLAQLRRAGVRLSIDDYGTGQSNLEYLTEIEADEIKIDKRFVMTMRDSQRNLEVVKSTIDLAHRLGAVAVAEGIEDAPTLSLLEQLGCDVGQGYLLGKPQLFSELIDSLSASPHSRSA; this is encoded by the coding sequence GTGCCCATCAAGGTCAAGACCCTGATCATCAGCTGGCGAACGATCGGCCTGTCGCTTCTGCTCGCCGTCGTGGCTGGGCTGTCGTCGGTTGCCGAACCGATCGACCGCGTCATCGAAGCCGCCGTCGGCCGTTTGGCATGGCGGCCCGTATCGGGCGACATCGTCGTCGTCGCGCTCGACGACAGGACCATGGCGCATGCGCTGCGGGGAGATTTCTCGGCGGCGCAGCATGCACGCGTCATCAATGCGATCGACCGCGCGGGGGCGCGACGGCTGTTCGTCGATTTCACCTACGAACGCCGCCAGAGCGACCGCGACCTGCCCTTGCTGACCGACGCGGTGAAACGGATGAAGAGCCGGATCATACTGGCCGCATCTGCGAAGCTGGCGGCGGGAGACCGGATCGCCATGGCCAGTTTCCCGAGCCCCGCCTTCGGCAGCGATGCGCGGATCGCGACCATCGGGTGGAAATATGAATTCTGGCAGGTGTGGCGCATTCCGTTTGCCGTGGACATCGACGGCAAGTTGATTCCGAGCTTTTCGTCGGTCCTTGCCAATCGCCAACCGCAAAGCGCGGGCGTCTACGCACTCGACTATTCGTACAATGTCGACACGATCGCCAGCTACAGCGCGATCGACGTGATGAGCGGCAAGGTCGGCAGCCGTCAGCTCGCGGGCAAGGACGTCATCTTTGCCGCGACGTCCACGACCTTTCAGGACAATCATTATCTTCCGGGCAACAATCGCGTGCCCGGGGCTTTCATCCATCTGATCGGGGCCGAAACGCTCAAGCGCGGCATGCCCGCCGATATCGGCTGGATCCCGGGCTTCGCCCTGGCGGCGCTGGCCATGCTGGGCGCGATGCTGTTCCGGCGCGCGCGCTGGTTCACCGTGGCGGCGGTATCGACGATCCTGATCCTGGTCATCGCCAAGCTTGTCCTGATGGTCTCGCTGATCAGCGTTTCGATCGGCAGCGCCTGTTTCCTCGTCGCGGCGATCGGGACCAACGTCTCGCGCACCCGTGGCCGCCGGTCGGCACAGCACGAAAATCCCGTCTCGGGCCTGCCGAACTTCGAGGCGCTGCGCAGTCAGGCCTCGTTCGGCAGCGCGACGGTGATCGCGGCCAAGGTGGTCAATTTCGAGGATCTGGCCGCCTTCATTCCCGGCGACGGGATCGGCAAGCTGGTCGAACAGGTTACCCGCCGCCTTCAGCTCGCCTCGCAGGGCACCGCGCTGCATCACGATCTCGACGGCACCTTCGCCTGGCTCGTTCCCTATTATCAGCACAGCCAGATCGAGGGGCAGCTGGCGGGGCTTGCCGCGCTGTTCAACGCACCGCTGACGATCGGCGAATTGCGCGTTGACGTCGCGATCGCGTTCGGGGTGAACGACGAGTTCGAGGGTTCGAACGCCCAGCGGCTTGCCGCCGCGCTCGTCGCTGCGGAAAAGTCGATCCGGACCCGCTCGCTGTGGACCAAATATACGCCGCGCGAGAAGGACGATGCCGGCTGGCAACTGAGCTTCCATTCGCAGCTCGAGGACGCGCTCGCCGGCGGCGACATCTGGGTCGCCTTCCAGCCGCAATATGAGGTCGCGACGCGCAAGCTCGTCGGGCTGGAGGCGCTGGTGCGCTGGACCCACCCGACGCGCGGTCCCATTCCGCCCGACGAATTCATCGTCCAGGCGGAGAAGAGCCAGGACATCTACCGGCTCACCCTGTTCGTGATGGACCAGGCGATCCGTTCGGCGGCGCAGCTGCACGCGCGCGGGTTCGACATCCATATGTCGGTCAACCTGTCGGCCACCCTGCTCGACCATAGCGACCTCGTCGGCACGATCCGCGTCATGCTCACGGCGCACCACCTGCCGCCCGAGAAGCTGACGGTCGAGATTACCGAAACCGCGCAGATCGAAAACAGCCAGCAGGCACGCCAGACGCTGGCCCAGCTTCGTCGCGCCGGCGTCCGCCTGTCGATCGACGACTATGGGACCGGGCAGTCTAACCTCGAATATCTGACCGAGATCGAGGCCGACGAAATCAAGATCGACAAGCGATTCGTGATGACGATGCGCGATTCGCAGCGGAACCTCGAAGTCGTCAAATCGACGATCGACCTCGCCCATCGTCTTGGCGCCGTCGCCGTCGCCGAAGGCATTGAAGATGCGCCGACACTTTCACTTCTCGAACAATTGGGTTGTGATGTCGGTCAAGGTTATCTGCTTGGAAAGCCGCAGCTATTTTCCGAGCTGATCGACAGCCTTTCCGCCTCCCCCCACAGCAGGTCCGCCTGA
- a CDS encoding acyl-CoA dehydrogenase, with translation MTYTPPVTEQLFVLDHIARIDAMAAHDKYAAATPDMVEAIVTGIGDFAAEVYAPLNRVGDVTNPKWQDGKVTMPPGFRDAYQQFVAAGWGSLDGPGAYGGQELPFTLAAVAIEALGTANMGFTLCPILTAGAIHALMAYGTEEQRQTWLPKLVTGEWNGTMNLTEPSAGSDVGALRSTAEKVTDGPNAGLYRVKGQKIFITFGEHDLTDNIVHLVLARTPGAPEGTRGISLFLVPKYRLDDAGNPTIPNGVHCASIEHKLGIHGSPTAVMVYGEGEDCLGEIVGGEMGGMKAMFVMMNNARLMVGCQGAQIAERALQQAQRYAAERVQSSLAGAADRTPVTIEHHPDVKRMLWRMRAQTEAARALIYYAAAQTDFGKLGDEAAALRSDVLIPLAKAHATDIGCEVASIGVQVHGGMGFIEETGAAQHYRDARIAPIYEGTNGIQAADLVGRKLGLAGGDGVRSLIDDIARGAADFPQLAELAEACRHVTDWLEQANTADRLAGSYPYLTMLSTATCGWLMAIQHQAAKAGIAANEGDRAFLEAKLVSTRFYLEQIVPAASGLAASALAGDAALAPLPAIA, from the coding sequence CTGTTCGTCCTCGATCATATCGCGCGCATCGACGCGATGGCCGCGCATGACAAATATGCCGCCGCCACGCCCGACATGGTCGAGGCGATCGTTACCGGCATCGGCGACTTCGCGGCCGAGGTCTATGCCCCGCTCAACCGCGTCGGCGACGTCACCAACCCGAAGTGGCAGGACGGCAAGGTCACCATGCCTCCCGGGTTTCGCGACGCCTATCAGCAGTTCGTCGCGGCGGGCTGGGGCAGCCTCGACGGCCCCGGCGCCTATGGCGGGCAGGAGCTGCCCTTCACGCTCGCCGCCGTGGCGATCGAGGCGCTCGGCACCGCGAACATGGGCTTCACCCTCTGTCCGATCCTGACCGCGGGCGCGATCCATGCGCTGATGGCCTATGGCACCGAGGAGCAGCGCCAGACCTGGCTCCCCAAACTGGTCACCGGCGAGTGGAACGGCACGATGAACCTGACCGAGCCCAGCGCGGGCAGCGACGTCGGCGCACTCCGCTCGACCGCAGAGAAAGTAACCGACGGTCCGAACGCCGGCCTCTACCGGGTCAAGGGCCAGAAGATCTTCATCACCTTCGGCGAGCACGACCTCACCGACAATATCGTCCACCTCGTCCTCGCGCGGACGCCCGGTGCACCCGAGGGGACGCGGGGCATATCGCTCTTCCTCGTTCCCAAATACCGCCTCGACGATGCGGGCAATCCGACCATCCCGAACGGCGTCCACTGCGCCTCGATCGAGCACAAGCTCGGCATCCACGGCTCGCCGACCGCGGTGATGGTCTATGGCGAGGGCGAGGATTGCCTCGGCGAGATCGTCGGCGGCGAAATGGGCGGCATGAAGGCGATGTTCGTCATGATGAACAACGCGCGCCTGATGGTCGGCTGTCAGGGCGCCCAGATCGCCGAGCGTGCGCTGCAACAGGCGCAGCGCTACGCCGCCGAGCGCGTCCAGTCGTCGCTTGCGGGCGCCGCCGATCGCACCCCGGTAACGATCGAGCATCACCCCGACGTCAAGCGCATGCTCTGGCGGATGCGCGCACAGACCGAGGCCGCCCGCGCGCTTATCTATTATGCCGCGGCGCAGACCGACTTCGGCAAGCTCGGCGATGAAGCCGCCGCGCTTCGCTCGGACGTCCTCATCCCGCTGGCAAAGGCGCATGCGACCGACATCGGCTGCGAGGTCGCCAGCATCGGCGTGCAGGTCCATGGCGGCATGGGCTTCATCGAGGAAACCGGCGCCGCGCAGCATTACCGCGACGCGCGCATCGCCCCGATCTACGAGGGCACCAACGGCATCCAGGCCGCCGACCTCGTCGGGCGCAAGCTCGGCCTCGCCGGCGGCGACGGGGTGCGCAGCCTGATCGACGACATCGCGCGCGGCGCCGCCGATTTCCCGCAGCTCGCCGAACTCGCCGAGGCCTGCCGCCATGTGACCGACTGGCTCGAACAGGCGAACACCGCCGACCGGCTCGCGGGCAGCTATCCCTATCTCACCATGCTCTCGACGGCGACGTGCGGCTGGCTGATGGCCATCCAGCACCAGGCGGCAAAGGCCGGGATTGCGGCGAACGAAGGCGACCGGGCGTTCCTCGAGGCCAAGCTCGTATCGACGCGCTTCTATCTGGAGCAGATCGTCCCTGCCGCGAGCGGCCTCGCCGCTTCGGCGCTGGCTGGCGACGCGGCGCTCGCGCCATTGCCCGCGATCGCCTGA